From the genome of Lotus japonicus ecotype B-129 chromosome 6, LjGifu_v1.2, one region includes:
- the LOC130726739 gene encoding 3-oxo-Delta(4,5)-steroid 5-beta-reductase, whose product MAMEETKNVAIIFGVTGLVGRELAKRLLSQSSWKVYGIARNPEKLPISTSPCYHFISCNLLSPLEAQKKLSGLHDVTHVFWVTWARQFPLDTQESCDQNKAMMSNALSSMLSTAKNLKHVSLQTGTKHYVSLQAPFDEEKKLLYYHEESPRMGKVHNFYYALEDLLMEKLNGKISWSVHRPGLLFGSSVRSFYNFMGSLCVYGTICKHLELPFVFGGTRKCWEEHYIDGSDARLVADQHIWAATKSGTIATNDQAFNSINGPAFTWKETWPIIGKKLGVQVPQDMFVENFWFSKAMLEQQQVWEEIVEENGLVHTSVGDLANWEFLDALFRFPFKLLGSRDKVDEFGFAARYKTLNSMLYWIDCMRDEKVIP is encoded by the coding sequence ATGGCAATGGAGGAGACAAAAAATGTTGCTATCATCTTTGGGGTCACTGGACTTGTTGGGAGAGAACTGGCTAAGAGGCTTCTTTCACAATCTTCTTGGAAGGTTTATGGCATAGCTAGAAATCCAGAGAAGCTACCCATTTCCACAAGCCCTTGTTACCATTTCATCTCTTGTAACTTGCTGAGCCCTCTCGAGGCTCAGAAGAAGCTCTCTGGCTTGCATGATGTGACCCATGTATTTTGGGTCACATGGGCAAGACAGTTCCCCTTAGACACCCAAGAGAGTTGTGACCAGAACAAGGCCATGATGTCCAATGCTTTGAGTTCCATGCTCTCAACAGCCAAGAATCTGAAGCATGTTTCCCTTCAGACAGGGACCAAACACTATGTATCCCTTCAGGCCCCTTTTGATGAGGAGAAGAAGCTCCTCTACTACCATGAAGAGTCCCCTAGAATGGGCAAAGTCCATAATTTCTACTATGCTCTTGAGGATTTGCTCATGGAGAAGCTCAATGGTAAAATTTCTTGGTCTGTGCACAGGCCTGGTTTATTGTTTGGAAGTTCTGTTAGATCATTCTATAACTTCATGGGTAGCTTGTGTGTTTATGGGACTATTTGCAAACACCTGGAGCTCCCTTTTGTGTTTGGGGGAACTAGGAAGTGTTGGGAGGAGCATTACATTGATGGGTCAGATGCTAGGCTTGTAGCTGACCAGCACATTTGGGCAGCAACAAAAAGTGGCACAATTGCCACAAATGACCAAGCTTTCAATTCCATTAATGGCCCAGCTTTCACTTGGAAGGAGACTTGGCCAATTATTGGGAAGAAATTAGGGGTGCAAGTCCCACAAgacatgtttgttgagaatttcTGGTTTTCTAAAGCCATGCTTGAGCAGCAGCAAGTTTGGGAAGAGATTGTGGAAGAAAATGGGTTGGTGCACACAAGTGTGGGAGATTTGGCTAATTGGGAATTTCTTGATGCATTGTTTAGATTCCCTTTCAAGCTCTTGGGGAGCAGAGATAAAGTTGATGAGTTTGGCTTTGCTGCAAGGTACAAGACATTGAATTCAATGTTGTATTGGATTGATTGCATGAGAGATGAGAAGGTCATTCCCTAG